A genome region from Leishmania mexicana MHOM/GT/2001/U1103 complete genome, chromosome 28 includes the following:
- a CDS encoding putative zinc transporter, with protein MAQPTLTVLRQLAGDLVRAAVAVQAREPLEFQSAVASATKTVAYSQVRAGSHSSAKGDGTRSRLSYAESAHDHGHSHGSGSDGGHGHSHGSGSVQGDYMLGLHIAAIFIILAASAVGTLIPIVGKRVPALRLHAYVYAVGKSAATGVVLAVSMIHMISPASVVLGADSIPESFREMYEGWAFLFAMMAAIVMHAIDGTIGWIAERWSARAAGKALPADPCHDSLCNECVAVRKGVPSTRPDEDALQDMHGCVEDGQGCASVPQMDAEACGGHQHGVAVPEDMAPLQRVVAAVCMEFGVTLHSVFVGLAVAVSNGTDLRALIIALVFHQLFEGLAMGARLADASFKISLELALMLVFSFSAPIGIAAGTGAVMASRDALSGTTYALVSAILDSICGGIMLYIAFNLLFVDFPHDLHVHCGVKSKRGVAKRIGMYAGLWIGAGVMAMIGKWL; from the coding sequence ATGGCGCAACCCACCCTCACggtgctccgccagctggcCGGCGAtcttgtgcgcgctgccgttgcggtgcaggcgcgcgAGCCCCTCGAATTTCAGTCGGCCGTTGCTTCCGCAACGAAGACGGTCGCCTACTCGCAGGTCCGTGCGGGGTCGCACTCCAGCGCGAAGGGTGACGGTACCAGAAGCCGCCTCTCGTATGCTGAGTCTGCGCATGAccacggccacagccacggcagcggctccgacggcggccacggccacagccacggcagcggctccgtgCAGGGCGACTACATGCTGGGATTGCACATTGCTGCGATCTTCATCATTCTCGCTGCATCAGCTGTGGGCACGCTGATCCCGATCGTGGGCaagcgtgtgcctgcgctgcgtctccaCGCGTACGTGTACGCTGTGGGCAAGTCGGCTGCGACGGGTGTGGTGCTTGCTGTTTCGATGATTCACATGATCAGCCCCGCTTCTGTTGTGCTTGGGGCTGACTCCATCCCTGAGAGCTTCCGCGAGATGTACGAGGGCTGGGCTTTCCTGTTCGCGATGATGGCCGCTATCGTGATGCACGCGATTGACGGGACGATCGGGTGGATTGCGGAGCGgtggagcgcgcgcgccgctggtAAGGCGCTGCCCGCGGATCCGTGCCACGACTCGCTGTGCAACGAGTGCGTTGCGGTGCGCAAGGGCGTGCCTTCGACGAGGCCCGAcgaggatgcgctgcaggacaTGCACGGCTGTGTGGAGGATGGGCAGGGCTGTGCCTCTGTGCCTCAGATGGACGCTGAGGCGTGTGGGGGACACCAGCACGGCGTAGCTGTGCCGGAGGacatggcgccgctgcagcgcgtcgtggcagcggtgtgcaTGGAGTTCGGCGTGACGCTGCACAGCGTGTTTGTGGGGCTTGCGGTTGCCGTGTCGAACGGCACGGACCTGCGCGCGCTGATCATTGCGCTTGTGTTCCACCAGCTGTTCGAGGGCCTTGCGATGGGCGCGCGTCTTGCGGACGCGTCGTTCAAGATATCACTGGAGCTTGCGCTGATGCTTGTGTTCTCGTTCTCTGCGCCGATCGGGATTGCGGCAGGGACCGGCGCTGTGATGGCGTCGCGCGACGCGCTGTCGGGGACGACGTACGCGTTGGTGAGTGCGATCCTGGACTCGATCTGCGGCGGGATCATGCTGTACATTGCCTTCAACCTGCTGTTCGTGGACTTCCCGCACGACCTGCATGTGCACTGCGGCGTGAAGAGCAAGCGCGGCGTGGCCAAGCGGATCGGGATGTACGCCGGGCTGTGGATCGGTGCGGGCGTGATGGCGATGATTGGGAAGTGGCTGTAG
- a CDS encoding putative X-pro, dipeptidyl-peptidase,serine peptidase,Clan SC, family S15 produces the protein MHRACTDLPHPTQFVENTYITLKDDIRLAARLFMPKDASSEHRYPGILEYIPYRKRNGTRIRDEPMHGFFAGQGYVAVRVDMRGTGESDGLLLDEYLKQEQDDALEVIDWISKQPWCTGDVGMMGKSWGGFNSLQVAARRPPALRAIIVLGFTHNRFTDDIHWKGGCLLNDNFWWGCIMQGFQSCPPDGDIVGDRWKEMWLERLEKMPLNAADWAEHQRYDAYWQHGSIQEDYSSIQVPVLLVDGWADSYTNSLFHLLEGLKVPCKAICGPWAHLYPQDGTPLPRMNFLRAAKDWWDYWMKGMTANDVASWPVLQVYIEDSLPPCTTKPMAPGKWVAMDKWVNAEVPTVAYGLGAGRLLTEVGKDGATIGTGTVMVHTPLNHGLISGEWMGVGVIGETAGDQRIDNGLAVTYTSAPLTAAMDILGQPTFSVTLTCDQAKGFLFAKLCDIAPDGAATRITYGMKNLVHCGPEGDKAIALVQPGQAVQVTVTMDFCGYCVPAGHSVSLSLANNYWPMVWCSPADTTLLLDAATAVFRVPVLHSSATIVPGPDSVPEVAASTPMTVIAPGRVERSVSYEIVRDTWTYVTSVVGGVFGEGIVRFDDIGTTLEHNMHRELTLSNRDPLSAHYTINQKLKVSRPHCVTDVNITSTQHCDADYLYIRSNIKAAHNDEGVFEKSFCRRVRREAI, from the coding sequence ATGCACCGCGCCTGCACGGATCTTCCGCATCCGACGCAGTTCGTAGAGAACACCTACATCACCCTCAAGGATGACATCCGCCTGGCCGCACGGCTCTTTATGCCGAAAGATGCATCGTCGGAGCACCGCTATCCGGGCATTCTGGAGTACATCCCGTACCGCAAGCGCAACGGCACCCGCATCCGTGATGAACCTATGCACGGCTTCTTTGCCGGCCAAGGCTACGTCGCAGTGCGCGTCGATATGCGCGGCACCGGTGAGTCGGATGGCCTGCTGCTCGACGAATACCTCAAGCAGGAGCAGGACGATGCACTCGAGGTGATTGATTGGATCAGCAAGCAGCCATGGTGCACCGGTGACGTTGGCATGATGGGCAAGTCGTGGGGTGGTTTCAACTCGCTGCAGGTGGCCGCTCGCCGTCCTCCCGCGCTGCGTGCCATCATTGTTCTCGGCTTCACACACAACCGTTTCACCGACGACATCCACTGGAAGGGCGGGTGCCTGCTGAACGACAACTTCTGGTGGGGATGCATCATGCAGGGCTTCCAGTCATGCCCGCCCGACGGCGACATTGTCGGGGATCGCTGGAAGGAGATGTGGCTGGAACGGCTGGAGAAGATGCCGCTGAACGCCGCTGACTGGGCTGAGCACCAGCGGTACGACGCTTACTGGCAGCACGGGTCGATCCAGGAGGACTACAGCTCCATCCAGGTGCCAGTGCTCCTCGTCGATGGCTGGGCAGACTCGTACACGAACTCCCTCTTTCACCTGCTGGAGGGGCTGAAGGTGCCGTGCAAAGCCATTTGCGGCCCGTGGGCGCACTTGTACCCGCAGGACggcacgccgctgcctcggATGAACTTTCTGCGTGCGGCCAAGGACTGGTGGGACTACTGGATGAAGGGCATGACGGCCAACGACGTGGCGAGCTGGCCGGTGCTCCAGGTCTACATCGAGgactcgctgccgccctgcACAACCAAGCCGATGGCGCCTGGCAAGTGGGTGGCGATGGACAAGTGGGTGAACGCTGAGGTGCCGACCGTCGCGTATGGCCTCGGCGCGGGCCGGTTACTGACAGAGGTGGGCAAGGACGGCGCCACCATTGGCACCGGCACGGTAATGGTGCACACCCCGCTGAACCATGGGCTCATCTCAGGTGAGTGGATGGGCGTGGGTGTGATAGGTGAGACTGCTGGTGACCAGCGCATTGACAACGGCTTGGCCGTCACCTATACCTCAGCCCCGCTTACAGCTGCTATGGATATCCTCGGCCAGCCAACCTTCTCTGTGACGCTGACCTGCGATCAGGCGAAGGGCTTCCTGTTCGCCAAGCTGTGCGACATTGCGCCAGACGGGGCGGCCACGCGCATCACGTACGGCATGAAGAACCTGGTTCACTGTGGCCCCGAGGGCGACAAAGCCATTGCCTTGGTGCAGCCCGGGCAGGCGGTTCAGGTGACAGTGACGATGGACTTCTGCGGCTACTGCGTCCCGGCCGGCCACAGCGTCTCCCTTTCGCTCGCGAACAACTACTGGCCCATGGTTTGGTGCTCTCCGGCGGacacgacgctgctgctggacgccgCAACGGCTGTCTTCCGCGTCCCGGTGCTCCACTCGAGCGCCACCATTGTCCCTGGTCCAGATTCGGTTCCGGAGGTGGCGGCTTCGACCCCCATGACGGTGATCGCGCCCGGCCGCGTGGAGCGCTCCGTCTCATATGAGATCGTGCGGGACACCTGGACATACGTCACGAGCGTCGTCGGTGGCGTGTTTGGCGAGGGCATCGTCCGCTTCGACGACATTGGCACAACGCTGGAACACAATATGCATCGAGAGCTGACACTCAGCAACCGCGACCCGCTCTCGGCGCACTACACCATTAACCAGAAGCTCAAGGTCAGCCGCCCGCACTGCGTCACAGATGTGAACATTACGAGTACGCAGCACTGCGATGCCGACTATCTCTACATTCGGTCCAATATCAAGGCTGCCCACAACGACGAGGGTGTCTTTGAGAAGAGCTTCTGCCGCCGTGTGCGTCGGGAGGCCATCTAA
- a CDS encoding elongation factor G2-like protein, with amino-acid sequence MLFYAGVTKRVGDVDSGTTTTDFMKEEADRGITIQSAAVSLRWRDHGINLIDTPGHVDFTVEVERTMRVVDGVVALFDASAGVQAQSYTVLQQSRKFNAPLIAFLNKMDKYNADFAMSVNSIRTKLQVEPLLLQIPLHAEDASFAGVVDILEQVTCHFDGEHGFEVQRADLSTIGASPFSTGDGDRAVDRELTHVTRSMRKARHDLITQLTAVDDALSEAFIAELDATDGDEAEAERRLSTEALRSAVRRSVVHPPRDRPPLVPVLCGASRRNQGVQPLLDAVTYYLPSPCDRQLTGFTKDGIPVPLPPASASPTVPTVALAFKVMHIMHPGKGQRLPLVFLRVYSGRIVPRMRLENNSRQKSEVIEKLYVMHANHPVEVPNLEAGQIGAAFLTHTYTGDTLFSQPSHHLLQAKRHVRRGDVKEEVHTLEGISAPPAVISFSIEAATRNQVELLKNALAELSREDPSLRVTESEQGAVVVSGMGELHLEIIMSRLANEYQVKCRLLRAIIEYRETIRVTQSMERHTCLLNDLPYAECSLELRPLLENGERCSAKDQCRFRIDSAFEEEFLSCGRQQQQQGGGLSSWSRVNDVRNAKEELRLIVASFQSAVDACMRLGPLAGLPVHGVEVVLTYFRKTAGSQLQERSLTHVARSALLSLLKATRKDDLALLEPMMEVEVHLSEFTYIGKVVSSLNEHHALTVDVQEDGRSVTAVVAMRNTLRYTMELRKAVKGHANMFVKLYDYRVVEEKAVLARILKNLGIVD; translated from the coding sequence ATGCTCTTCTACGCCGGCGTCACGAagcgcgtcggcgacgtAGACAgcggcacgacgacgacggacttcatgaaggaggaggcggaccGCGGCATCACGATTCAGTCCGCTGCAGTCTCCCTGCGGTGGCGGGATCACGGCATCAACCTGATCGACACCCCAGGCCACGTTGACTTTACCGTTGAGGTGGAGCGGACGATGCGGGTTGTAGACGGTGTCGTGGCTCTGTTCGACGCGTCTGCCGGTGTGCAGGCGCAGAGCTACACTGTACTGCAGCAGAGCCGCAAGTTCAACGCACCGCTAATCGCCTTTTTGAACAAAATGGACAAGTACAACGCCGACTTTGCCATGTCGGTAAACTCGATACGCACCAAGCTGCAGGtagagccgctgctgctgcagatccCGCTTCATGCCGAGGACGCCAGCTTCGCTGGCGTGGTCGACATCTTAGAGCAGGTGACGTGTCACTTCGACGGCGAGCACGGCTTCGAGGTGCAGCGAGCGGACCTCAGCACCATCGGTGCCTCGCCGTTTTCGACGGGCGACGGTGACAGAGCTGTGGATCGCGAGCTGACGCACGTGACTCGCTCCATGCGCAAAGCGCGCCACGACCTTATCACTCAGCTCACCGCTGTCGATGATGCGCTCTCGGAGGCATTCATAGCGGAGTTGGACGCCACCGACGGTgatgaggcggaggcggagcggcgccTCTCCACTGAGGCGCTGCGCTCCGCCGTGCGTCGGTCCGTGGTGCACCCGCCACGCGATAGACCGCCGCTCGTCCCGGTTCTGTGCGGCGCCTCTCGTCGCAATCAAGgggtgcagccgctgcttGATGCTGTGACGTACTACCTGCCGTCGCCATGTGACCGGCAGCTGACCGGGTTCACGAAGGATGGCATACCAGTACCCCTTCCACCTGCTTCGGCCTCGCCGACGGTCCCGACAGTGGCCCTCGCCTTCAAGGTAATGCACATAATGCACCCAGGCAAGGGGCAGCGCCTCCCACTCGTGTTCTTGCGTGTGTACAGCGGCAGGATCGTCCCGCGCATGCGCCTTGAGAACAACAGCCGGCAAAAGTCAGAGGTTATCGAGAAGCTCTATGTGATGCACGCAAACCACCCGGTAGAGGTGCCGAACTTGGAGGCTGGCCAGATCGGCGCGGCTTTCTTgacccacacatacaccggCGACACCTTATTCAGTCAGCCGTCGCACCACCTTCTTCAGGCTAAGCGGCATGTGAGACGCGGCGACGTtaaggaggaggtgcacacgcTAGAGGGTATTAGCGCCCCACCAGCCGTcatctccttctccatcgaGGCCGCCACACGCAACCAGGTTGAGCTGCTCAAGAACGCCCTGGCTGAGCTCTCCAGGGAGGATCCGAGCCTGCGTGTCACGGAGAGCGAGCAgggagcggtggtggtgagtggGATGGGGGAGCTACACCTGGAAATTATCATGTCGCGCCTCGCGAACGAGTACCAGGTGAAGTGCCGGCTTCTGCGCGCCATCATCGAGTACCGGGAGACGATACGAGTGACCCAGTCGATGGAGAGGCACACCTGCTTATTGAACGACCTACCCTACGCCGAGTGCTCGCTCgagctgcggccgctgctaGAGAACGGCgagcggtgcagcgccaAGGATCAGTGCCGCTTCCGCATTGACAGCGCCTTTGAAGAGGAGTTTCTCAGCTGTGGGagacagcaacagcagcagggcgGTGGCCTCTCCAGCTGGTCGCGTGTAAACGACGTGCGCAACGCCAaagaggagctgcgcctcATTGTGGCGTCCTTCCAGTCCGCCGTTGATGCGTGCATGCGGTTGGGCCCTCTGGCGGGGTTGCCGGTGCACGgtgtggaggtggtgctgaCGTACTTCCGCAAGACGGCCGGTTCACAGCTCCAGGAGAGGTCGCTGACCCACGTCGCCCGCTCAGCGCTGCTGAGTTTGCTCAAGGCGACCCGCAAGGACGacctggcgctgctggagccgatgatggaggtggaggtgcacCTTTCCGAGTTCACTTACATCGGCAAAGTTGTCAGCTCCCTCAACGAGCATCATGCGCTGACCGTTGACGTGCAGGAGGACGGCCGGTCCGTGACAGCTGTCGTGGCCATGCGCAACACCCTTCGCTACACAATGGAGCTGCGAAAGGCAGTGAAAGGGCATGCAAACATGTTTGTGAAGTTGTACGACTACCGCGTTGTGGAGGAGAAGGCTGTGCTGGCGCGCATCCTGAAGAACCTCGGCATCGTAGACTag